From Xiphophorus couchianus chromosome 7, X_couchianus-1.0, whole genome shotgun sequence:
CAAAATAGGCATATGCAACATCTATATGCAGCAAACACATGTGCAACATACTGTAGATATATGCATCACCCACATATGCAACATCTATATGCAGCAACATCGACATATCCATAAAGCATTAAGACCATAGACATCAACCGAAGACACATAGCAGCAACATAGATCAACAACATTTACACATATGACTTCTACTTATTTTTGATACAAATGGAACCCCatattttttactgcttttcatTGGATGCTTATGTTAGTTATTGAGTTGCGATTTTATGTCGTTTTaagtttgtcacattttaagaggtttttattagtttggaTGTGGCCGTCAGGTGTGTCTGGCGGATGGCTGAGGTTTTCTCCACGCTGACACAGAAGAATGGCACCAAGGTGGGTACTGGCTCTCCATGCAGCGTGGAGAAAGTTTGTTTGGCTGTTGGGGAGCTGATTGGACATGGCTCTATCAAGTCTGCAGCTTGAATGATATGATATcagatgctgcagatcttctctcagtctgttgttgagagcgTCATGTTTTTTGCCATCATCTGTTGGGGCAGAGGCATCAGAGCCAGGGACATAAAAAGGCTCAATAACCTGATAACGaaagctggttctgttctgtggCACCTCTGAAGATTATTATGCAAAGAAGGATTATTCATagaatcaagaaaattatggacaaccctggtcaccctcttcatgagactgtcttggGAAAACAGTGTCTACAGTCAGAAGCTTTTAAAGATTTGCTctacagactgctacaagagatctttcctgccatcagttatctacaataactctatgaagaaaatgaattaatacgagtacaacatttaatttccctttggaatcaataaagcatttttgaatttgaatttttattcatAGATTCCTGTGATCAGTGTCACTGATCTTACAACGCCTTTACAATAATTTAAGgcattaaaaacaagatttaatgAGTaacccattttaaaaaatccctcATGAACATTGATTCAGTGTCTCTCGATACAAGTTATGCATTATGTAAATTATAACTtaccttgttttatttttaaaccttttttggaCTTGCCATGTTCTGGATGACTGAGAACAAGTagatagaaataaatatctggGCAGTATTACTTAAACTTAAGGCTCAAAGCACCAGGGTTTTcctagaaaaatattcagattttatttcgtGGTTTTAAAGGCTGTATGTTAACGATGGTAAGAAATAAATGCATGCTGTCTTCTTTTCAATCTACTGTCAGCTGCTatgctctctctctcctctggtctcaatgtgttatgagacagataatctgtggaaaaatcaAGCTCTTCTGATCCCGCTGCGCGCGCGCGTGATGCTTCGTTAGAaccctctcctccctcccttcGCTTCTACTACCTCTCCTTGATTGCAGCAGGAAAATgaagcaacacagaaacatttgcaGTTCATTCGTGATTCGAGCAGCAGGTTTAGGACGCTGCACGAGAGGCGAACCTCTGAGCTCCGACGCCATTGGTGGAGGGAAGCTGGGATGCGCTTTCTGAGCAGATTGTCGCCTGGCTGTGTGGACGCCCTCTGAAAATGGTGTAGGCTATAATAATAATCCCGGCGCAGGCAGGCCGCTTCTGCTCCATGGCGATGAGTGACGGAAGGGAAAATTGGGCTTTTTCTTCTTACACCGGACGCTTCTGAGATGAGGGataaaaagaggaggaagaagaaattgGCGTTTGATTTTTAGGTTCGGATTACAGCACATCGAGATGGATTCTATTTAGGAGTCggtttatattattattattgttattattatttatgatttcCACTCAAACCCTTTTGGGTGGGGGCGAGCAGGAGCGATGATTTGATGCGGGAGATACGCAACATTCATGGCGAACACAACAGAGTTCGGGGAGAGCAGCGCGTCCTTCCACAGCTATGCATCCACGGCCTCTGCGGTCAAGCTGGCCTCCCTAGGGCTCATCATGGGCGCGAGTCTGCTGGGCAACGCGTCgctgtctctgctgctgctgaaggacAGTTCACTGCACAAGGCTCCCTACTACTTCTTGCTGGACCTGTGTCTGGCCGACGTGCTGCGCTCGGCCGTCTGCTTCCCCTTTGTGATGGTGTCTATCGGAGCCGGTTCCGATTGGCCGTATGGCGCGCTCAGCTGCAAAATTGTCGCCTTCATGTCGGTGCTCTTCTGCTTCCACGTCGCCTTCCTGCTCTTCTGCGTCAGCGTCACCCGCTATATGGCGATCGCCCATCACCGCTTCTACTCCAAGCGCATGAACCTGTGCACGTGCGTGGCGGTCATCTGCATGGTGTGGACCCTCTCCGTGGCCATGGCCTTCCCGCCAGTGTTCGACGTGGGCACCTACAAGTTCGTGCCCGAGGAGGAGCAGTGCACGTTCGAGCACCGCTACGTCAAGTCCAACGACACTCTGG
This genomic window contains:
- the gpr27 gene encoding putative G-protein coupled receptor 27; translated protein: MANTTEFGESSASFHSYASTASAVKLASLGLIMGASLLGNASLSLLLLKDSSLHKAPYYFLLDLCLADVLRSAVCFPFVMVSIGAGSDWPYGALSCKIVAFMSVLFCFHVAFLLFCVSVTRYMAIAHHRFYSKRMNLCTCVAVICMVWTLSVAMAFPPVFDVGTYKFVPEEEQCTFEHRYVKSNDTLGFMLMLVVIVGTTHVVYVKMLCFVYDHRKMKPAQLVPAISQNWTFHGPGATGQAAANWIAGFGRGPTPPTLVGIRQASHPGNRRLLVLDEFKTEKRIGKMYFLITLAFLVLWAPYISACYLRIFVRGAPIPELHLTAAVWMSFAQAGANPIISFMFNKELRVRLRACFSCCLGTQTPMEPYCII